The segment CGGATGACAGACAACGGACCACGAAGGTGTACGACGTATTTGCATACACCACGTTGGCTCACGGCGATAAGGCAAAAATCGGGGGGAAAGCATGAACGCCAAACACGTCTTTAAACTCTGGGTAATGGGTCTCTGCGGGGCGGCGACGCTGGCGTTCACGCCGGCTCTCGATATCACTCCTGCATTTGCTCATGGAGAGCGATCGCAGGAGCCGTTCCTGCGGATGCGTACTGTGAATTGGTATGACACTGAATGGGTTGGGAAGTCGACCCCGGTCAATAGTGTGACTGAGTTGAGGGGTAAATTCCATTTATCTGAGGATTGGCCTCGTGCAGTCGTCAAGCCGAACCGGACATTCCTCAACGTCGGTTCCCCCAGTTCAGTGTTCCTACGTCTTAGCTCCAAAATAAACGGAACGCCCATGTTCGTCGCTGGTCCAATGGAAATTGGCCGGGATTACGAGTATGTGGTCGTCTTGAAGGCTCGACTCCCCGGCCATCATCACATCCATCCAATGTTTGCCGTCAAGGACGCTGGTCCGATCGCAGGACCTGGCGGTTGGATGGACATCACGGGTCGGTATGAAGATTTCACGAATCCGATCAAGACACTGACCGGTGAAACGTTCGACTCGGAAACCATGGGTACGTCCACTGGAATCATGTGGCACCTGTTCTGGGCAGCCGTGGCGATCTTCTGGGTCGGCTTCTTTATGATTCGGCCGATGTATTTGGTCCGGGCTCGGGTACTGGCAGCCTATGGGGATGAGATTCTACTTGACCCCATCGATCGCAAGGTTGGAACCGTGGTGCTGATCTTCGTGTTGGTCGTCGTGACCGTCGGTTATCTGGCGGCCGATGCACGACACCCGGTCAGCGTGCCGCTCCAGGCAGGTGAAGCAAAGATCAAGCCGCTACCAATCAAGCCTAACCCACTGACGGTTGACGTGACCCATGCAGAGTACGATGTCCCAGGTCGCGCACTACGTATGGTTCTTCATGCGACGAATAACGGTACGCAACCGGTGACTATCGGCGAATTCACGACGGCCGGTATCCGGTTCACCAACAAGTTCGGTGCCGCTAAGCTTGATCCGAACTACCCGGCCGAGCTGATTGCAGCGGCAGGTTTGACGATGGACCACGAAGCTGCAATCCAACCTGGCCAAACCGTGGACGTCAAGGTCGAGTCGAAGGACGTCCTGTGGGAGGTGCAACGGTTAGTGGATATCCTCCACGACCCGGATCAGCGCTTCGCAGGATTGCTGATGTCCTGGACCGATTCTGGTGAGCGGCTCATCAATCCGATCTGGGCTCCTGTTCTCCCTGTCTTTACCAGACTGGGAACCTAGAGCAACGCGCATCTGACAAGACGCCGACCCGCCACATCGAAAGATGGTTAGGCAGGTCGGCGTTTCTGTTTCTTCTTTCCACCGATTCGCCTCACGCATACCATTTGCCTATGCTTCTCTTCCCCGTGCTATCTTAGACATTCACATACATCCTCAATCCGACTCCTGGTTCGAATCGACCACTCTTGATCTAAGGCAATTTCTGAAGAATAGGCTCGCCGTTTCACCAGAACTTGCCCGTTCGCTGACGGTCCTGTATGATGCCTGCGTTATTACACGACATGGTCCAACAAAACTCACTATTCTAAGAAATACACGACACAGCGCTTCGTTTCAGAAGCTCCGTTTGACGCATGGACGCCCCTACAAGTACTCCCCATTCTGGACCTTGGTTCAATACCATCGAGCGGATTGCTCTCCGGCATTTCCCCAAAGTCAGTCCTCTCGATACGCATCGAACGCGCGATTACGCGATCGCCGCAGTGACATTCTTCAGCGTTGGCGTCAGTTTCCTGTTCGAGATCAGCGCAAGCGTCGAACGGCAACAGGCATTAGGAGCGCTGGCGTGGATTTTTCTCGCGACTTTGT is part of the Nitrospira sp. genome and harbors:
- a CDS encoding methane monooxygenase/ammonia monooxygenase subunit B; translation: MNAKHVFKLWVMGLCGAATLAFTPALDITPAFAHGERSQEPFLRMRTVNWYDTEWVGKSTPVNSVTELRGKFHLSEDWPRAVVKPNRTFLNVGSPSSVFLRLSSKINGTPMFVAGPMEIGRDYEYVVVLKARLPGHHHIHPMFAVKDAGPIAGPGGWMDITGRYEDFTNPIKTLTGETFDSETMGTSTGIMWHLFWAAVAIFWVGFFMIRPMYLVRARVLAAYGDEILLDPIDRKVGTVVLIFVLVVVTVGYLAADARHPVSVPLQAGEAKIKPLPIKPNPLTVDVTHAEYDVPGRALRMVLHATNNGTQPVTIGEFTTAGIRFTNKFGAAKLDPNYPAELIAAAGLTMDHEAAIQPGQTVDVKVESKDVLWEVQRLVDILHDPDQRFAGLLMSWTDSGERLINPIWAPVLPVFTRLGT